A region of the Micromonospora sediminicola genome:
TCGATGTCCGGCGTCCGGATGCACTTCTGCACGCTCGTCGCCCGCGCGTACGGCGGGCTCTGCTGGCCCAGGAAGTAGGGCACGAACTGCACCATGCCCGCGTTGATGAACAGCAGGTTCGGGTCGCTGATGGCGGGCAGCGGAGCGGACGGCACCACGGCGTGCCCGTTCGCCTCGAAGTGGGCGAGGAACCGCCGCTTGATCTCCGCCGTCTTCATCGCTGGTGCTCCTCCGGGAAAATCTCTCGGTCGCCGATCCGCGGGTCCTCCCGCAGCTCGGCGAACTCGTCGTCGTACGCCTCGCCGCGGGCGAAGGCCTCGTGGATCTCCTGCTCACGCTCGGCCATACCGACCCGGACGTCGTCCACGAAGGCGCGCACCGACTCGACAAGCCCGCCGGCGGACTCGGACAGCCCGCTGGCGATGCCCGCCGGGGTGTACGCCTGCGCGGTCCGGGTGGCCTTGCGGACCACCAGGACGCCCACGGCCAGCCCGATGCCCAGCCAGAACAACCGCCTCATGCTCTCATCCTTCCGCGTACGCCGGTCGGGGTCAGCGGTTGCCGCGCCTGGC
Encoded here:
- a CDS encoding DUF6167 family protein yields the protein MRRLFWLGIGLAVGVLVVRKATRTAQAYTPAGIASGLSESAGGLVESVRAFVDDVRVGMAEREQEIHEAFARGEAYDDEFAELREDPRIGDREIFPEEHQR